The sequence below is a genomic window from Chloroflexota bacterium.
GGCTTCTACGTCGCGGCCACGGACATTGACGACGCGGTGCACGCGCACGCCGCCGAAGGCCGCATCGAAACGCATGAACTCGACGCCGCGGATATCGCCGCCGGCCGCTCGCTGGTCGACGATCTTTCCGAGCGGCTCGGCGGCGTGGATGCACTCGTAAACAACGCGGGATTCACGGAGCGCCGATCCATCGAAGAGCTGGAAACCGCTGAGTGGAGTCGCATGCTCGACGTGCACGTGCGCGGTCCGCTGTTTCTGATTCAGGCCGTCGCGCGCAATCTCATTCGTCGGGGCGCGGCCGGCGCCGTCGTAAACATGACGTCGATCCGCGCCATCGTGGCCGAGCCGGGCCAGCTGCACTACTGCGCGGCCAAGGGCGCCCTCCACGCGCTGGCGCCGGCGTTGGCCCCGGAACTCGGGCGGCACAACGTCAGGATCAACAACGTCTCGCCGGGCCTCGTTGCCACGCGCATGACGGCCAATGTGCGCGCCGACCCCGAGGCCCTGTCGCTGCGCCTGCCCCGTCTGCCGATGGCACGCTACGCGGAACCGGCCGAGGTCGCGGCCTGCGTGGCGCATCTTCTTTCGGACGACGCCCGGGCCATCTCCGGGCAAACGCTGGCGGCCGACGGCGGGTATCTGGCTGGCTAAGGCGAGTTCGGACTCGGCCGCGCCGATGCTTGATACTTGAGTATGCGTGTCTCCGATCGGCCGGCGTTTCGCCCCTCGCGCCGGCGCGGCCAGAACTTCCTGGTGGACCGCGGTATTCAGCGCCGCATCGCCCAGGCGGCGCAGCTGCCGCCCGAAGCGGTGGTGCTGGAGATCGGCG
It includes:
- a CDS encoding SDR family NAD(P)-dependent oxidoreductase encodes the protein MDRPVAIVTGAAHGIGHACALRLADEGFYVAATDIDDAVHAHAAEGRIETHELDAADIAAGRSLVDDLSERLGGVDALVNNAGFTERRSIEELETAEWSRMLDVHVRGPLFLIQAVARNLIRRGAAGAVVNMTSIRAIVAEPGQLHYCAAKGALHALAPALAPELGRHNVRINNVSPGLVATRMTANVRADPEALSLRLPRLPMARYAEPAEVAACVAHLLSDDARAISGQTLAADGGYLAG